The following are from one region of the Amedibacterium intestinale genome:
- a CDS encoding NADAR family protein, which yields MNNIVCFHNPEEENGWLSNWYLSNFRVQNICFTSMEQYLMYQKAIVFNDINTANTILEEHNPAVIKQLGRNINNYDEVIWNGIRQIIAYRGILEKFTQNEELGKKLAETESAILAECAVNDKIWGIGKSMKDPERFDMHKWTGQNLLGFTTMQVRNHFFLEGKDSSK from the coding sequence ATGAATAATATTGTTTGTTTTCATAATCCTGAAGAAGAAAATGGATGGTTAAGTAATTGGTATTTATCAAATTTTAGAGTACAAAATATTTGCTTTACTTCTATGGAACAATATTTAATGTACCAAAAAGCTATCGTATTTAATGATATAAATACTGCAAATACAATCTTGGAAGAACATAATCCAGCTGTAATTAAGCAATTAGGTAGAAACATAAATAATTATGATGAAGTAATTTGGAATGGTATTCGCCAAATTATTGCTTATAGAGGAATTTTAGAAAAATTTACACAAAATGAAGAATTAGGTAAAAAGTTAGCAGAAACAGAATCAGCAATTTTAGCTGAATGTGCTGTTAACGATAAAATTTGGGGTATTGGAAAATCAATGAAAGATCCTGAAAGATTTGATATGCATAAATGGACTGGACAAAACTTATTAGGGTTTACAACTATGCAAGTAAGAAATCATTTCTTTTTAGAAGGAAAAGATAGTAGTAAATAG
- a CDS encoding restriction endonuclease subunit S — protein MYRNGTGHEEKQSESGKYELINLNSISIDGGLKPSGKFIDEETETLLKDDLVMVLSDVGHGDLLGRVAIIPENNRFVLNQRVALLRNNSSVDIKYLFSYINAHQIYFKKQGAGSSQLNISRGSVENFEVLLPHKDEQKKIGKYLSSIDNLITLHQRKYNLCNKVKVYAWEQRKLGELTIYRNGTGHEEKQSESGKYELINLNSISIDGGLKPSGKFIDEETETLLKDDLVMVLSDVGHGDLLGRVAIIPENNRFVLNQRVALLRNNSSVDIKYLFSYINAHQIYFKKQGAGSSQLNISRGSVENFEVLLPHKDEQKKIGKYLSSIDNLITLHQRKKKYTKKPIILLKITF, from the coding sequence ATATACCGTAATGGAACAGGGCATGAAGAAAAGCAATCTGAAAGTGGAAAATATGAGTTGATTAATTTAAATTCTATTTCTATTGATGGTGGATTAAAGCCTTCTGGAAAGTTTATTGATGAAGAAACAGAAACACTTTTAAAAGATGATTTAGTAATGGTTCTTAGTGATGTGGGACACGGCGATTTGCTTGGAAGGGTGGCTATAATCCCTGAAAATAATAGGTTTGTGTTAAATCAGCGAGTGGCTTTATTAAGAAATAATAGTTCTGTGGATATCAAATATTTATTTTCTTATATCAACGCTCATCAGATATATTTCAAAAAACAAGGTGCTGGTTCATCTCAATTGAATATATCACGAGGTAGTGTAGAAAACTTTGAAGTTTTATTACCACATAAAGATGAACAAAAGAAAATTGGCAAGTATTTATCGAGCATTGATAACCTTATCACCCTTCACCAGCGAAAGTATAATCTTTGCAATAAAGTTAAGGTATACGCTTGGGAACAGCGTAAGTTAGGTGAACTTACAATATACCGTAATGGAACAGGGCATGAAGAAAAGCAATCTGAAAGTGGAAAATATGAGTTGATTAATTTAAATTCTATTTCTATTGATGGTGGATTAAAGCCTTCTGGAAAGTTTATTGATGAAGAAACAGAAACACTTTTAAAAGATGATTTAGTAATGGTTCTTAGTGATGTGGGACACGGCGATTTGCTTGGAAGGGTGGCTATAATCCCTGAAAATAATAGGTTTGTGTTAAATCAGCGAGTGGCTTTATTAAGAAATAATAGTTCTGTGGATATCAAATATTTATTTTCTTATATCAACGCTCATCAGATATATTTCAAAAAACAAGGTGCTGGTTCATCTCAATTGAATATATCACGAGGTAGTGTAGAAAACTTTGAAGTTTTATTACCACATAAAGATGAACAAAAGAAAATTGGCAAGTATTTATCGAGCATTGATAACCTTATCACCCTTCACCAGCGAAAGAAAAAATATACAAAAAAACCAATAATTTTACTAAAAATAACATTTTAA